From a region of the Nonlabens dokdonensis DSW-6 genome:
- a CDS encoding pyruvate dehydrogenase complex dihydrolipoamide acetyltransferase, whose product MAEVVNMPRLSDTMEEGVVAAWLKQVGDKVEEGDILAEIETDKATMEFESFQEGTLLHIGVQEGETAPVDQLLCIIGEEGEDISVLLEGDASSDKKEEKASKEESSSNDDKDSSNDSDDNSDSGSNSSSSDLPEGVVIVNMPRLSDTMEEGTVASWLKKEGDEVEEGDILAEIETDKATMEFESFNAGTLLKIGIQEGETAKVDSLLAIIGPAGTDVSGISMDADTTPKKEPKKVEKKEEPKKEAPKAETKSEPKASTSSTSSSSASSSNSNGGRIFASPLAKKMAEEKGINLSQISGSGENGRIVKSDIENFTPSAAGASAAPSSFVAVGTETFEEVPNSQMRKTIAKRLGESKFTAPHYYLGLDLDMDNAIASRKAINELPDTKISFNDMVIKAAAMALRKHPKVNTQWTDKNTIIAKHIHVGVAVAVDDGLLVPVLPFADQMSMQQIGAKVKELASKARNKKLQPDEMQGSTFTISNLGMFGITEFTSIINQPNSAIMSVGAIVQKPVVKDGQIVVGNVMKITLACDHRTVDGATGAAFLQTFKSYIENPIVMYV is encoded by the coding sequence ATGGCAGAGGTAGTAAATATGCCGCGATTGAGCGACACCATGGAAGAAGGTGTTGTGGCAGCGTGGCTCAAACAAGTAGGAGATAAAGTTGAAGAAGGTGATATTCTAGCTGAAATCGAAACCGATAAAGCGACAATGGAATTTGAATCTTTTCAAGAAGGAACTTTGTTACACATAGGTGTTCAGGAAGGAGAAACAGCTCCTGTTGATCAATTATTATGTATCATAGGTGAAGAAGGAGAAGATATTTCGGTTTTGTTAGAAGGAGACGCATCTTCAGATAAAAAAGAAGAAAAAGCTTCAAAAGAAGAGTCTTCTTCAAATGATGATAAAGATTCTTCAAATGATTCTGATGATAATTCTGACAGTGGTTCTAATTCTAGCTCATCTGATTTACCAGAAGGAGTTGTGATTGTAAATATGCCTCGCCTTAGTGATACTATGGAAGAAGGAACGGTTGCTTCATGGTTGAAAAAAGAAGGTGATGAGGTTGAAGAAGGAGATATTCTAGCAGAAATTGAAACAGACAAGGCAACTATGGAGTTTGAGTCTTTCAATGCTGGTACCTTGCTTAAAATAGGAATCCAGGAAGGAGAAACAGCAAAAGTAGACTCCTTACTAGCCATTATAGGTCCTGCAGGAACTGATGTTTCTGGAATATCAATGGATGCCGACACTACTCCAAAAAAAGAACCTAAGAAAGTAGAAAAGAAAGAAGAGCCTAAGAAAGAGGCTCCAAAAGCTGAAACTAAAAGCGAGCCTAAGGCAAGCACTTCAAGTACAAGCTCGAGTTCTGCTTCAAGTTCAAATTCTAATGGAGGAAGAATTTTTGCTTCTCCATTAGCAAAGAAAATGGCCGAAGAAAAGGGAATTAACTTAAGTCAGATTTCTGGATCTGGTGAGAATGGTCGTATCGTAAAAAGTGATATAGAAAACTTTACGCCTAGTGCTGCTGGAGCTTCAGCGGCTCCAAGCTCATTTGTAGCAGTTGGGACAGAAACTTTTGAAGAAGTACCTAACTCGCAAATGCGTAAAACAATTGCAAAACGTCTTGGCGAGTCTAAGTTTACGGCACCGCATTATTATCTAGGACTTGATTTAGATATGGATAATGCGATTGCTAGTAGAAAAGCAATTAACGAGTTACCAGACACAAAGATCAGTTTTAATGATATGGTGATCAAAGCGGCAGCTATGGCGCTTAGAAAACACCCTAAAGTAAATACGCAGTGGACTGATAAAAATACTATTATAGCTAAGCATATCCATGTAGGAGTTGCCGTTGCAGTAGATGATGGTCTTTTAGTACCAGTATTACCATTTGCAGACCAAATGAGTATGCAGCAAATAGGAGCTAAGGTTAAAGAACTTGCTAGTAAAGCTCGTAATAAGAAGTTGCAGCCTGACGAGATGCAAGGAAGTACTTTTACTATTTCTAACTTGGGTATGTTTGGTATCACAGAGTTTACCTCTATTATCAATCAGCCTAACAGTGCGATTATGTCTGTAGGAGCTATTGTTCAAAAACCAGTAGTTAAAGATGGTCAGATTGTAGTAGGCAACGTTATGAAAATAACGCTTGCGTGCGATCATAGAACAGTAGATGGAGCAACTGGAGCTGCATTTTTACAAACGTTTAAATCTTATATTGAAAATCCTATCGTGATGTACGTTTAG
- a CDS encoding M28 family metallopeptidase codes for MKKILSILFIAFLLVACGSQKKADRIGQALDKVNKSTEIKMPKASPIQIAQDVAFLASDDLKGRDTGSEGIEKAAIYISERFQEMGVNPFKGSYMDDFQAKGTEAFNVVGVITGSDKDMLDEIVVIGAHYDHIGVMQGVQGDSIANGANDNATGTATVLAIAENFKKLEFNRRTVVFALFSAEEKGLIGSKHLAQRMKKEGMNVVAMINFEMTGTPMIDSPFITYVTGHDGSNMAAVFNEANEDVTVTGKLEKAAEFNLFMRSDNYPFFQEFNVPSQTFCTFDFTNFDHYHKVGDETSLVNTGHMANVVDAVMPGVFKVVNGEKLKLTPQQPTTDE; via the coding sequence ATGAAAAAAATACTCTCCATTTTATTTATTGCATTCCTACTAGTCGCTTGTGGATCGCAAAAAAAAGCAGACCGCATAGGTCAGGCTTTAGATAAAGTAAATAAATCTACAGAAATAAAAATGCCTAAGGCTAGCCCGATACAAATCGCTCAAGATGTAGCTTTTCTTGCTAGTGACGATTTAAAAGGTCGCGATACAGGATCTGAAGGAATAGAGAAAGCCGCAATTTATATTTCAGAACGATTTCAGGAAATGGGAGTAAATCCTTTTAAAGGCTCTTATATGGACGATTTTCAAGCTAAAGGTACTGAGGCGTTTAATGTAGTAGGTGTCATTACAGGATCTGATAAAGATATGCTGGATGAGATCGTAGTAATAGGTGCGCATTATGATCATATAGGAGTGATGCAAGGCGTTCAAGGAGATAGTATTGCAAATGGCGCCAACGATAACGCTACAGGTACTGCTACAGTTCTCGCCATTGCAGAGAACTTCAAAAAATTAGAATTTAATAGAAGAACCGTGGTTTTTGCGCTCTTCTCTGCCGAAGAAAAAGGCCTCATAGGTTCTAAGCATCTCGCACAACGCATGAAAAAAGAAGGGATGAATGTCGTTGCAATGATCAATTTTGAAATGACAGGAACACCTATGATTGATAGTCCTTTTATAACTTATGTTACTGGCCATGACGGCTCTAATATGGCGGCTGTATTTAATGAGGCAAATGAGGATGTTACGGTTACAGGAAAATTAGAAAAAGCAGCAGAATTTAATTTGTTTATGAGATCTGACAACTATCCGTTTTTTCAAGAATTTAATGTGCCATCACAAACTTTTTGCACCTTTGACTTCACAAATTTTGATCACTACCATAAAGTAGGAGATGAAACCTCTCTTGTAAATACAGGTCACATGGCAAATGTTGTTGATGCAGTCATGCCCGGCGTGTTTAAGGTGGTAAACGGTGAAAAATTAAAATTAACGCCTCAACAACCTACTACTGATGAGTAA
- a CDS encoding SDR family NAD(P)-dependent oxidoreductase, whose amino-acid sequence MSKRVIVTGASRGIGFEMIQLFANAGHEVIALSRKIDAIQSLDNTSIQAIATDLSAQSSIEETAKTILTKWDRIDIVIHNAGMLVNKPFQELTPEDFQQCYAVNIFGVASLTQALLPALTKDSHVVAISSMGGIQGSAKFPGLAAYSSAKGAVITLFELLAEEYKENGPSFNTLALGAVQTEMLEEAFPGYQAPLTAPEMASYIMNFALTGNKFYNGKVLQVSASTP is encoded by the coding sequence ATGAGTAAAAGAGTTATTGTTACAGGTGCAAGCCGTGGAATAGGATTTGAAATGATTCAATTATTTGCAAATGCAGGTCATGAGGTCATAGCGCTTTCGCGAAAGATAGATGCCATTCAATCACTTGATAACACTTCCATTCAAGCGATAGCTACAGACTTAAGTGCACAGTCTAGTATCGAGGAAACGGCTAAAACTATTCTAACAAAATGGGATCGCATAGATATTGTAATTCACAATGCAGGAATGTTAGTCAATAAGCCATTTCAAGAATTGACACCAGAAGATTTTCAGCAATGTTATGCGGTAAATATATTTGGAGTAGCATCATTAACCCAAGCACTATTACCAGCATTGACTAAAGATTCACACGTTGTTGCAATTAGCTCTATGGGCGGTATTCAAGGAAGCGCAAAATTTCCTGGTCTTGCGGCATATTCCAGCGCAAAAGGAGCTGTAATCACCTTATTTGAACTCCTCGCCGAAGAATACAAAGAAAACGGACCGTCATTTAATACACTTGCCTTAGGAGCAGTACAAACAGAAATGTTAGAAGAAGCTTTTCCAGGTTATCAAGCTCCATTAACAGCACCAGAAATGGCAAGCTATATCATGAATTTTGCCTTGACAGGAAATAAATTCTATAATGGAAAAGTGTTGCAAGTAAGTGCGAGCACGCCTTAG
- the purK gene encoding 5-(carboxyamino)imidazole ribonucleotide synthase has protein sequence MKQTQFSSDFTLGILGGGQLGKMMLYTTRKWDIATYVMDKDDTAPAFQGCDVFFEGDIMQYEAVMEFGEQVDVLTIEIENVNVQALQDLEDKGIAVSPSAKVLNLIRNKARQKSFYQKQQIATAAFEVYPKPNLGHERSYPFIWKSAEGGYDGKGVKVIRQASDLTDLPQAECIYEDMIDFDLELAVIVARNYDGEMKTYPVVEMEFHPEANQVEYVICPARINMDISDRARELALKVSESFEHVGLLAVEMFLTKTGELLVNEVAPRPHNSGHYSIEGAITDQFEQHVRCVCNLPLGATESTVASVMVNLVGEEGHNGKVIYDGIEDILALPGVTPHIYGKKETRPFRKMGHVTVVASDVVEARELAEKVKGRIRVVAEV, from the coding sequence ATGAAACAGACACAATTCTCTTCAGATTTTACACTAGGTATTTTAGGCGGTGGACAATTGGGCAAAATGATGCTCTACACTACTAGAAAATGGGACATAGCAACTTATGTGATGGACAAAGATGATACAGCTCCAGCTTTTCAAGGTTGCGATGTATTTTTTGAAGGCGATATCATGCAATATGAAGCGGTGATGGAATTTGGCGAGCAGGTAGATGTGCTGACCATAGAAATCGAAAATGTAAATGTTCAAGCCTTGCAAGATCTGGAAGATAAAGGAATTGCTGTTTCTCCAAGTGCAAAAGTTTTGAATCTTATAAGAAACAAAGCACGCCAAAAGTCTTTTTATCAAAAGCAACAAATTGCTACTGCAGCATTTGAAGTTTACCCTAAACCTAATTTAGGTCACGAGAGATCCTATCCTTTTATATGGAAAAGTGCCGAAGGTGGTTATGACGGTAAAGGTGTCAAAGTGATAAGACAAGCTAGTGATCTAACCGATTTACCTCAAGCAGAATGCATTTATGAAGACATGATCGATTTTGATCTGGAACTGGCAGTTATTGTTGCTCGCAATTACGATGGAGAAATGAAAACATATCCTGTGGTAGAAATGGAGTTTCATCCAGAGGCAAATCAGGTGGAGTATGTGATCTGTCCAGCACGTATTAACATGGATATATCTGACCGTGCTAGAGAACTTGCTTTGAAAGTATCAGAATCATTTGAGCACGTAGGTTTGCTTGCAGTAGAGATGTTTTTGACCAAAACTGGCGAGTTGCTTGTTAATGAAGTCGCGCCAAGACCTCATAATTCTGGACATTATTCTATCGAAGGTGCCATTACAGATCAGTTTGAGCAACATGTACGATGTGTATGCAACTTACCCTTAGGAGCAACAGAAAGTACGGTAGCTAGCGTTATGGTGAATCTAGTAGGTGAAGAAGGTCACAATGGCAAAGTGATTTATGATGGTATAGAAGATATACTTGCGTTACCAGGTGTAACACCACACATTTACGGAAAAAAAGAAACCAGACCTTTTAGAAAAATGGGTCACGTTACGGTTGTTGCTAGCGATGTGGTCGAAGCTCGTGAGCTTGCCGAAAAGGTGAAGGGTAGAATAAGAGTTGTTGCGGAGGTTTAA
- a CDS encoding adenylate kinase yields MIKIDDLYFKPFLSAQEIAAAIDNLAYQINRDLAGENPIFLGILNGSFMVLADLTRKFSHDCEVSFLKAKSYEGTSSTGVVSLGDELDVNLKDRTVVIVEDIVDSGLTISTLSRKLQQHQPKELKIATLFLKPEVYNQELKIDYVGKNIEDKFVVGYGMDYNNLGRNLPELYVQTERMKNIVLFGPPGAGKGTQATRLKDKYGLVHISTGDVFRYNIKNGTELGTLAKSYMDKGNLVPDEVTIKMLKAEVEKTPDAEGFIFDGFPRTDAQAKALDELLASKGTEIAGMVALEVDDEVLVERLLERGKDSGRADDANEGVIRDRISVYYKQTAPLKNYYAAQNKYYGVDGVGEMDAITERLSTEFDKL; encoded by the coding sequence GTGATTAAGATCGACGATCTTTATTTTAAACCTTTTTTGAGTGCGCAGGAAATTGCTGCTGCAATAGATAATTTAGCTTATCAAATTAACCGTGATCTTGCTGGAGAGAATCCTATTTTTCTAGGGATTTTAAATGGCAGTTTCATGGTACTTGCCGATCTTACACGCAAGTTCTCCCATGATTGTGAAGTAAGTTTTTTAAAAGCAAAAAGCTACGAAGGAACTAGTTCTACTGGCGTGGTATCTCTTGGTGACGAGCTAGATGTAAACTTAAAAGATAGGACCGTTGTAATCGTGGAGGATATTGTAGATAGTGGCTTGACAATAAGTACGCTTTCGCGAAAGCTACAACAGCATCAACCTAAAGAGTTAAAAATAGCCACCTTGTTTTTAAAACCAGAAGTCTATAATCAAGAGTTGAAAATAGATTATGTAGGAAAAAATATTGAAGATAAATTTGTCGTAGGATACGGCATGGATTATAATAATTTAGGGCGCAACTTGCCCGAACTTTACGTACAAACAGAACGCATGAAAAATATTGTATTATTCGGTCCTCCAGGAGCAGGAAAAGGAACTCAAGCAACACGTTTAAAAGATAAATATGGACTGGTTCATATTTCTACAGGAGATGTTTTCCGTTATAATATTAAAAATGGAACAGAATTAGGAACACTAGCCAAGTCCTATATGGACAAAGGAAATCTTGTTCCTGATGAAGTGACTATAAAAATGCTTAAAGCTGAGGTAGAAAAGACACCTGATGCTGAAGGGTTTATTTTTGACGGATTTCCAAGAACAGATGCTCAAGCAAAAGCTCTTGATGAACTCCTTGCTTCAAAAGGGACGGAAATTGCAGGAATGGTAGCTCTTGAAGTAGACGACGAGGTACTCGTAGAACGTTTATTAGAAAGAGGTAAAGACAGCGGCCGTGCAGATGATGCTAATGAAGGCGTTATCAGAGATCGTATTTCAGTTTATTATAAGCAAACAGCACCCTTGAAGAATTATTATGCAGCTCAGAATAAATATTACGGTGTTGACGGAGTTGGTGAAATGGATGCTATTACCGAACGTTTGAGTACAGAATTTGATAAATTATAA
- a CDS encoding T9SS type A sorting domain-containing protein, with protein sequence MKRFLLTLSLICFATIAFAQTIGIVGPAANGWPDAANPTPDIMLTDNGDGTHSINALTLTTGAAKFRENQQWNTSYGGDTFPSGMVSGNDISVQAGIYDIVLDLNTSTYTFISVSGFTDVELVGTALNGAASPQMATLDGISYELTVTQFVAGDIQFQEAGTTTTYGGSAFPSGTATAGATNIPVTAAYYKVMFNLNTLDYSFEIPDVGLVGPGADGWPGATDTDITMSSTDGDVYTLDNQVLTTGAVKFRQDKAWNLSWGGTSFPSGTADVNGADINAMAGTYNIVFSRGAQTYAFNEILSTGEDKFSNFKVYPNPSSNEWFFENTDTAIKSITVYDSLGKQILNLTPEATLTKIDANSFVQGLYIARVTLNDESETTVKLFKK encoded by the coding sequence ATGAAACGATTTTTACTCACTTTAAGTTTAATTTGTTTTGCAACGATAGCCTTTGCACAAACAATAGGAATAGTAGGACCAGCAGCAAACGGCTGGCCTGATGCCGCAAATCCAACTCCAGATATCATGCTTACTGATAATGGTGATGGAACACACTCCATAAATGCGCTTACTCTTACTACCGGAGCAGCAAAATTTAGAGAAAACCAACAATGGAATACTAGTTATGGAGGAGATACTTTCCCATCTGGAATGGTTTCTGGGAATGATATTTCTGTTCAAGCAGGAATATATGATATCGTTTTAGACTTGAACACTAGTACGTATACTTTTATTTCAGTTTCTGGTTTTACAGATGTAGAGTTAGTAGGAACAGCGCTCAATGGAGCTGCTAGTCCTCAAATGGCTACTTTAGATGGAATCAGTTATGAGTTAACAGTAACCCAATTTGTAGCTGGTGATATTCAATTTCAAGAAGCTGGTACAACAACAACTTACGGAGGAAGCGCTTTTCCTTCTGGTACAGCAACTGCAGGGGCAACTAACATACCTGTAACAGCAGCTTATTACAAAGTAATGTTCAATTTAAATACATTGGATTATAGTTTTGAAATTCCAGACGTAGGACTAGTAGGTCCAGGAGCAGATGGATGGCCAGGAGCTACAGATACAGATATTACTATGAGCAGTACAGATGGTGACGTTTATACACTAGATAATCAAGTACTAACTACTGGAGCTGTTAAATTTAGACAAGACAAAGCTTGGAATTTAAGTTGGGGTGGAACTAGTTTTCCAAGTGGTACAGCAGATGTTAATGGTGCTGATATCAACGCAATGGCTGGAACTTATAATATCGTTTTCTCCAGAGGAGCACAAACTTATGCTTTCAACGAAATACTATCTACAGGTGAGGATAAATTTTCTAATTTTAAAGTATATCCTAACCCATCAAGTAACGAATGGTTTTTTGAAAATACAGATACGGCAATAAAAAGTATTACAGTTTATGATAGTCTAGGTAAGCAAATTTTGAACCTAACACCTGAAGCGACATTGACTAAAATAGATGCCAACTCATTTGTACAAGGTTTATACATTGCACGAGTTACATTAAACGATGAATCTGAAACCACAGTAAAACTTTTCAAAAAGTAG
- the obgE gene encoding GTPase ObgE has translation MTEGNFVDYTKVTIESGRGGKGSTHLHREKYIDKGGPDGGDGGRGGHIILKGNKNLWTLYHFKYKRHFKAAQGGNGAKQRRTGNDGEDIVIELPLGTVVKDTETGQVVHEILEDGKEFIICEGGKGGRGNWHFKSATRQTPRYAQTGMDGQSLDVTFELKILADVGLVGFPNAGKSTLLSVLTAAKPKIANYEFTTLKPNLGIVEYRDFKTFVIADIPGIIEGAAEGKGIGHRFLRHIERNSTLLFLVPADSNDISAEYEILVNELRKYNPEMLDKERFVVISKCDMLDEELMEEMKEELDNEGAFNGAPYMFISSVSQINLTQLKDRLWAMLND, from the coding sequence ATGACTGAAGGAAATTTTGTTGATTACACTAAAGTAACTATAGAATCTGGCCGAGGAGGAAAAGGAAGTACGCACTTGCATCGTGAAAAGTACATTGATAAAGGTGGTCCTGATGGTGGTGATGGTGGTCGTGGTGGTCATATCATCCTTAAGGGAAACAAGAATTTATGGACCTTATATCACTTTAAATATAAGCGTCATTTTAAAGCTGCTCAAGGTGGTAATGGAGCAAAACAACGTCGTACAGGTAATGATGGTGAAGACATTGTTATAGAACTGCCTTTAGGAACAGTTGTAAAGGATACTGAAACAGGTCAAGTAGTTCATGAAATTCTTGAAGACGGCAAAGAATTCATCATTTGTGAAGGAGGAAAAGGAGGAAGAGGAAACTGGCATTTTAAGTCGGCAACAAGGCAAACACCTCGATATGCACAAACAGGAATGGATGGGCAATCGCTTGACGTTACCTTTGAGCTTAAGATTCTTGCAGATGTAGGATTAGTAGGTTTTCCTAATGCAGGAAAATCGACTTTACTATCAGTTCTTACCGCTGCAAAACCTAAGATAGCTAACTATGAATTCACAACCTTAAAGCCCAACTTAGGAATTGTAGAATATCGTGATTTTAAGACTTTTGTCATTGCAGATATTCCAGGAATTATAGAAGGTGCTGCAGAAGGTAAGGGAATAGGACATCGTTTTTTAAGACATATAGAACGTAATTCTACCTTATTATTTCTGGTTCCAGCAGATTCAAATGACATCAGTGCAGAGTATGAAATTCTTGTCAATGAGTTGAGAAAGTACAATCCAGAGATGCTGGACAAAGAACGATTTGTCGTGATTTCAAAATGTGATATGCTTGACGAAGAATTAATGGAAGAAATGAAAGAAGAACTTGATAATGAAGGAGCTTTTAATGGAGCACCATACATGTTTATTTCATCTGTTTCACAAATCAATTTGACACAGCTCAAAGACAGACTTTGGGCGATGCTAAATGATTAA
- a CDS encoding DUF1569 domain-containing protein, with translation MKSFFQPEVYQELEVRLEKIKPDSQPLWGKMNAGQMMNHCQEPLKIAVNKSEKTLKPNWLVKLLFKKMLYSPKPFRKNAPTPPQFRSTGDFDFEKEKAELKKWMQELWEDRDNENRTPHPVFGTFTKEQWGILQWKHLNHHFEQFGV, from the coding sequence ATGAAATCATTTTTCCAACCAGAAGTTTATCAAGAGCTAGAAGTACGTCTAGAAAAAATTAAACCAGATTCACAACCGCTATGGGGTAAAATGAATGCTGGGCAAATGATGAATCACTGTCAAGAACCTCTCAAAATAGCGGTAAACAAATCTGAAAAGACTTTAAAACCTAACTGGTTAGTAAAACTACTTTTTAAAAAGATGCTCTACAGCCCCAAGCCTTTTAGAAAGAACGCTCCTACTCCACCACAATTTAGAAGTACAGGCGATTTTGATTTTGAAAAAGAAAAAGCTGAATTAAAGAAATGGATGCAGGAACTTTGGGAAGATCGCGATAATGAAAATAGAACGCCACATCCCGTTTTTGGTACTTTTACTAAAGAACAATGGGGCATTTTACAATGGAAGCATTTGAACCATCATTTTGAGCAATTTGGAGTCTAG
- a CDS encoding exo-beta-N-acetylmuramidase NamZ family protein yields MKYSRFTFSNSIFKYTIIAMVVGMSSCNSHVSGNNSPTSPKEEKIVTAEERYKDVLITTNDNEPVPAAYLLNEWIGKLKGKKVALVGNQTSVVRTGDTIVSKEWKSKDKLRYTHLVDTLLAHGIDIKRVFAPEHGFRGTADAGATIKDGIDAKTGIPIISLYGKNKKPFKEQLEDVDIVLFDIQDVGARFYTYISTLHYVMEACAQYNKKIIVLDRPNPNGHYIDGPILEEEHQSFVGMHPVPVVHGMTIGEYAQMINGEKWLEKELRANLEIIKCKNYTHDSSYSIPIKPSPNLPNDQSINLYPSLCFFEGADVSVGRGTEMQFQVYGSPSLVKYTNFEFTPTPNVGAKRPLFNGKKCYGVDLREYEKLDHIELEFLVDAFAKAPYKSKFFNSFFTKLAGTETLQAQIEKGMSAQEIAATWEKGLEEYQKMRVKYLLYE; encoded by the coding sequence ATGAAATACTCTAGATTCACTTTTTCTAATTCAATATTCAAATATACCATAATCGCTATGGTTGTAGGAATGTCTTCTTGTAATTCTCATGTAAGTGGCAATAACTCTCCTACATCTCCCAAGGAAGAAAAAATCGTCACAGCAGAAGAACGTTATAAGGACGTTCTTATTACTACAAATGACAATGAGCCTGTTCCCGCAGCCTATTTATTGAATGAATGGATCGGTAAACTTAAAGGTAAAAAAGTAGCTTTAGTAGGAAACCAAACTAGCGTTGTAAGAACCGGAGATACTATTGTTTCTAAAGAGTGGAAATCTAAAGATAAACTGCGCTACACACATCTAGTAGATACATTACTGGCACATGGGATAGATATCAAACGCGTTTTTGCACCAGAGCATGGTTTTAGAGGTACGGCAGATGCTGGTGCCACCATTAAAGATGGAATAGATGCAAAGACAGGAATTCCTATCATTTCGCTTTACGGGAAGAATAAAAAGCCTTTTAAGGAACAGCTGGAAGATGTAGATATTGTTTTATTTGACATACAAGATGTAGGCGCTCGTTTTTACACCTATATTTCTACACTTCATTATGTAATGGAAGCCTGCGCTCAATACAACAAAAAAATAATTGTGCTGGATAGACCAAATCCAAATGGCCATTATATTGACGGACCTATTCTGGAAGAAGAACACCAAAGCTTTGTAGGTATGCATCCAGTTCCCGTAGTTCACGGAATGACCATAGGAGAATATGCTCAAATGATCAATGGTGAAAAATGGCTGGAAAAAGAATTACGAGCCAACCTTGAAATCATCAAATGTAAAAATTATACACATGATTCTTCGTATAGCATCCCGATCAAGCCGTCGCCTAATTTACCTAATGATCAATCTATAAACCTCTATCCTAGTCTGTGCTTTTTTGAAGGAGCTGATGTAAGCGTAGGTCGTGGCACAGAGATGCAGTTTCAAGTCTATGGCTCTCCATCTCTCGTAAAATATACCAACTTTGAATTCACTCCTACGCCTAATGTAGGAGCAAAAAGACCTTTATTTAACGGCAAGAAATGCTACGGTGTAGACCTAAGAGAATATGAAAAGCTTGATCATATCGAGTTGGAATTTTTAGTGGACGCTTTCGCGAAAGCGCCATACAAATCAAAGTTCTTTAACTCCTTTTTTACCAAGCTCGCTGGAACTGAAACCCTGCAAGCTCAGATCGAGAAAGGCATGAGCGCTCAAGAAATCGCAGCTACATGGGAGAAAGGACTCGAAGAGTATCAAAAAATGAGAGTGAAATACTTGCTTTACGAATAA